The Streptococcus mitis region GTGGTGGGTGTTTTGCCCATTGCAGTTGGCAAGGCAACACGCATGGTCGAGTTCATGCAGGATGAGGGTAAGGTCTATGAGGGGGAAATCACTCTAGGCTATTCAACGACAACTGAGGATGCCAGTGGAGAAGTGGTCGCAGAGACACCTGTTTTATCGCCCTTGGATGAAAAGCTTGTCGATGAAGTGATTGCGAGCTTGACAGGGCCTATTACCCAGATTCCGCCTATGTATTCAGCTGTTAAGGTCAATGGTCGCAAGCTCTATGAGTATGCGCGTGCTGGTCAGGAAGTGGAGCGTCCAGAACGTCAGGTGACCATTTATCAATTTGATCGAACAAGTCCGATTTCTTATGAGGGTTATCTTGCACGCTTCACTTTTCGTGTTAAATGCAGTAAGGGAACCTATATCCGTACCTTGTCGGTTGACTTGGGAGACAAGCTTGGTTATGCGGCTCATATGTCACATCTGACTCGAACTAGTGCAGCTGGTTTGCAACTAGAAGATGCTCTTACATTGGAAGAAATTGCTGAAAAAGTAGAGGCTGGTCAACTGGACTTTCTTCATCCTCTAGAGATTGGGACAGGAGACCTTGTCAAAGTTTTCCTAACTCTAGAAGAGGCTACAGAAGTACGCTTTGGTCGTTTTATCGAACTCAACCAAACAGACCAAGAATTGGCGGCCTTTGAAGATGACAAATTGCTAGCCATTCTAGAAAAACGGGACAATCTCTACAAGCCAAGGAAGGTTTTTATCTAATCTAACCGGAGTGTGGGGATGGAAATGTTTTCCCTAGACTATCCAAACCAGACTATAAATTTTGTAAAAAATGTGATAGAATAGACGACGGATAAAAAAACGGAGGATAGCATGCAAAATAGACCAATCATTATCGGAGTGACAGGTGGTTCTGGTGGAGGTAAGACCAGTGTTTCAAGAGCCATTTTATCGCATTTCCCTTATGAAAAGATTTCCATGATTGAGCATGATTCATACTACAAGGATCAGTCTCATTTGACCTTTGAAGAGCGTGTCAAAACCAACTACGACCATCCTTTTGCCTTTGATACAGACTTGATGATTGAGCAGATTAAGGAATTGTTGGCAGGGCGTCCGGTGGACATCCCGACTTATGACTATACAGAGCATACACGGAGTAGCAAGACTTATCGTCAGGAGCCTCAAGATGTCTTTATCGTTGAGGGAATTTTGGTCTTGGAGGACAAGCGCCTGCGCGATTTGATGGATATCAAAATTTTTGTGGATACGGATGATGATGTGCGCATTATTCGTCGTATCAAGCGTGATATGGAAGAGCGTGGCCGTAGCCTTGATAGCGTTATTGACCAGTATTTAGGTGTGGTCAAACCAATGTACCACCAGTTTATCGAGCCAACTAAGCGTTATGCTGATATCGTCATTCCTGAAGGGGTCAGCAATACCGTGGCTATTGATCTGTTGACAACCAAGATTGCAAAGATTTTGGAAGAAGCTCGAAACAGTAAATAATCAGATGAGGAGGCTTGCCTCCTTTTTTATTTTTCCCTCATAATGGTACATAAATGGAGATTTTTAGGCATATTTTTGGTATAATAATACCCATGAAAGAGCAAGAAAATGAATAGTAGGTGGAGATGGAAAAGTATTTATCGGTAACAACTTTGACCAAGTATCTGAAAATGAAATTCGATAAAGACCCTTACTTGGAACGGGTCTATTTAACTGGTCAAGTTTCCAATTTTCGTAAACGACCTACTCACCAATATTTCTCCCTAAAAGATGACCATGCAGTTATTCAAGCGACCATCTGGTCTGGAATTTATCAGAAATTAGGCTTCGACCTGGAAGAAGGGATGAAAATCAATGTGATTGGGCGTGTGCAGGTCTATGAACCTAGTGGTAGCTACTCCATCATCATTGAAAAGGCAGAGCCTGATGGGGTTGGGGCGCTTGCGATTCAGTTTGAACAACTCAAGAAAAAATTGACAGAAGAA contains the following coding sequences:
- the udk gene encoding uridine kinase, whose product is MQNRPIIIGVTGGSGGGKTSVSRAILSHFPYEKISMIEHDSYYKDQSHLTFEERVKTNYDHPFAFDTDLMIEQIKELLAGRPVDIPTYDYTEHTRSSKTYRQEPQDVFIVEGILVLEDKRLRDLMDIKIFVDTDDDVRIIRRIKRDMEERGRSLDSVIDQYLGVVKPMYHQFIEPTKRYADIVIPEGVSNTVAIDLLTTKIAKILEEARNSK
- the truB gene encoding tRNA pseudouridine(55) synthase TruB, encoding MNGIINLKKEAGMTSHDAVFKLRKILGTKKIGHGGTLDPDVVGVLPIAVGKATRMVEFMQDEGKVYEGEITLGYSTTTEDASGEVVAETPVLSPLDEKLVDEVIASLTGPITQIPPMYSAVKVNGRKLYEYARAGQEVERPERQVTIYQFDRTSPISYEGYLARFTFRVKCSKGTYIRTLSVDLGDKLGYAAHMSHLTRTSAAGLQLEDALTLEEIAEKVEAGQLDFLHPLEIGTGDLVKVFLTLEEATEVRFGRFIELNQTDQELAAFEDDKLLAILEKRDNLYKPRKVFI